One stretch of Priestia megaterium DNA includes these proteins:
- a CDS encoding class I SAM-dependent rRNA methyltransferase, translating to MRKEVQVIAKEAFIKKVNKGYPLIEKDALVDGHKLQEEGVIINLVTPKNQFLAKGYYGKQNKGYGWILTKKKSEQIDAAFFARKIQRAIASRHDFYASEDTTAFRVFNSEGDGIGGLIIDYYDGYYVMSWYSEGIYQFKEYVIEALKSAPNFKGLYQKKRFNVKGQYIEEDDFVTGDKGEFPLIVKENGIRFAVYLNDGAMVGVFLDQRDVRKTIRDKYAKGKTVLNMFSYTGAFSVAAALGGAAKTTSVDLANRSLAKTIEQFSVNGIDHEAQDIIVEDVFKYFKYAVKKNMTFDLVVLDPPSFAKSKKHTFSAAKDYKDLLKEAIALTKPNGVIVASTNASNFDMKKFHSFIEKAFNEKGERYKMMEQFALPSDFKTIKEFKSGNYLKVVFIQKVNR from the coding sequence ATGAGAAAAGAAGTACAAGTTATAGCCAAAGAAGCTTTTATTAAAAAAGTGAACAAGGGTTATCCACTCATTGAAAAAGATGCGCTTGTTGATGGTCATAAACTGCAAGAAGAAGGCGTTATTATTAACTTAGTTACTCCGAAGAATCAATTTTTAGCAAAAGGCTATTATGGAAAACAAAATAAAGGTTATGGATGGATTCTTACGAAGAAGAAAAGTGAGCAAATTGACGCGGCGTTTTTTGCACGAAAAATTCAGCGAGCTATTGCCTCTCGTCATGATTTTTATGCGTCTGAAGACACAACTGCTTTTCGCGTATTTAATAGTGAAGGTGACGGAATCGGCGGCTTGATTATTGATTATTATGACGGATATTACGTCATGAGTTGGTATAGTGAAGGAATTTATCAATTTAAAGAATACGTCATTGAAGCCTTAAAGTCTGCGCCTAACTTTAAAGGGCTGTACCAGAAAAAACGCTTTAACGTAAAAGGGCAGTATATTGAAGAAGATGATTTTGTAACAGGAGATAAAGGTGAATTCCCTTTAATTGTAAAAGAAAATGGTATTCGTTTTGCCGTTTACTTAAATGACGGAGCGATGGTTGGGGTCTTTTTAGATCAGCGAGACGTCCGTAAAACGATTCGAGATAAATATGCAAAAGGAAAGACCGTGCTAAATATGTTTTCGTATACAGGCGCATTTTCAGTGGCGGCCGCTCTTGGAGGAGCTGCGAAAACAACAAGTGTCGATTTAGCCAATCGCAGCTTGGCAAAAACAATTGAGCAATTTAGTGTAAATGGAATTGATCATGAGGCACAGGACATTATTGTAGAAGATGTTTTCAAGTATTTTAAATATGCGGTCAAGAAGAACATGACCTTCGATCTTGTGGTGCTAGATCCGCCGAGCTTTGCTAAGTCGAAAAAGCATACGTTTAGCGCGGCAAAAGACTACAAAGATTTATTAAAAGAAGCCATTGCTCTTACAAAGCCAAACGGTGTCATTGTAGCATCTACGAACGCAAGCAATTTTGATATGAAAAAATTCCATTCGTTTATTGAAAAAGCTTTTAATGAAAAAGGGGAACGGTACAAAATGATGGAGCAGTTCGCTCTTCCATCTGATTTTAAAACAATAAAAGAATTTA
- a CDS encoding PepSY domain-containing protein has product MIKWAKVLSTSALGTAIAFSSITTSHAAEMKTAKAETTEHVSISQAQAKGIALQDCEGTVTSTEFKQESSVYVITIVTNNLEQRIVEVNASTGKVVKKQEVQLWTQNQVKESVSKQYKGVIQSITFNKETREYTLTVVDGKVEYTLTVDGLTGKVIHENKKELQLMSEQKIKEAIVKQYSGYVYSLEFKESASQYVAVILKDSTQYTITLDAFTGKVVNTSQQAVKLLTRQDAKELALATYAGKVRMVEYDQNAAIFTVKIIKDNTEYTVTIDAVSGEITHVKQDKLQPLTENAVKVLALKHQEGKVEHIELITENSITVYVVTLVSGSKQQTLKFDAYTGQECS; this is encoded by the coding sequence ATGATTAAATGGGCAAAAGTATTGTCTACATCTGCTTTAGGAACTGCAATTGCATTTAGCTCTATTACAACGAGTCACGCTGCAGAAATGAAGACAGCGAAAGCAGAAACAACTGAACATGTGAGTATCTCGCAAGCTCAGGCAAAAGGTATTGCTCTGCAAGATTGCGAAGGGACGGTCACATCTACGGAATTTAAGCAGGAATCAAGTGTGTATGTAATTACAATTGTAACGAATAACCTGGAGCAAAGAATCGTAGAAGTAAATGCAAGTACTGGAAAAGTAGTAAAGAAGCAAGAAGTGCAGTTATGGACACAAAATCAAGTGAAAGAATCCGTTTCTAAGCAGTATAAAGGCGTTATTCAATCTATTACATTTAACAAAGAAACGCGTGAATATACGTTAACTGTAGTAGATGGCAAAGTAGAATATACGCTAACCGTGGATGGTCTAACGGGGAAAGTCATTCATGAGAATAAAAAAGAGCTGCAGCTAATGTCAGAGCAAAAAATAAAAGAAGCAATTGTTAAACAATATAGTGGTTACGTATATAGTCTAGAGTTTAAAGAATCCGCTAGTCAGTATGTCGCAGTGATTCTTAAAGATAGCACTCAATATACAATAACGTTAGATGCTTTCACAGGAAAAGTAGTTAATACTTCTCAGCAAGCAGTGAAGCTATTAACGAGACAAGATGCAAAAGAACTTGCATTGGCTACATATGCAGGTAAGGTGAGAATGGTAGAATATGATCAAAACGCAGCGATTTTCACAGTAAAAATAATCAAAGATAATACGGAATATACAGTTACAATCGATGCGGTTTCGGGTGAAATCACACATGTAAAACAAGATAAGCTTCAGCCATTAACTGAGAACGCTGTAAAAGTTCTTGCTTTAAAACATCAAGAAGGAAAAGTAGAGCATATTGAGCTTATAACAGAAAACTCAATAACTGTATACGTAGTAACCTTAGTGAGCGGAAGCAAGCAGCAGACGCTTAAGTTCGATGCTTATACGGGACAAGAGTGCTCATAA
- a CDS encoding response regulator transcription factor, whose translation MEQLKGIKVLLIDDEPTILQFLSLGLTNEGFDIKAAQDGIEGINIAKEFKPHIAIVDVMLPGMDGFEVCRLLKKMGNIAVIMLTAKDQVDDRVKGLTIGADDYMVKPFSFEELLARIQARIRNQFPNLLDEVSIGPFKIDDRRKEIKYLNHILDLSPTEYALLKFLVINHGLVLSKSTILDRVWGYDFGGEENIVEVYIRSLREKLQDHSRTVIRTLRGVGYRIDIS comes from the coding sequence ATGGAACAACTAAAAGGAATTAAAGTCTTGCTTATAGATGACGAACCAACTATTTTACAGTTTTTATCTTTAGGTTTAACGAATGAAGGATTTGATATCAAAGCTGCCCAAGACGGAATTGAAGGAATTAATATAGCCAAAGAATTCAAGCCTCATATCGCTATTGTAGATGTTATGCTTCCAGGAATGGATGGATTTGAAGTATGCCGCTTGTTGAAGAAAATGGGGAATATAGCTGTCATCATGCTAACAGCAAAAGATCAAGTAGACGACCGGGTAAAAGGGCTGACTATTGGAGCAGATGATTATATGGTCAAACCTTTCAGTTTTGAAGAACTTCTTGCGCGCATTCAAGCTAGAATCCGCAATCAATTTCCCAACTTATTAGACGAAGTATCAATCGGTCCATTTAAAATTGATGACCGCCGCAAAGAAATTAAATACCTTAATCACATACTTGATTTATCCCCTACTGAATATGCACTCTTAAAATTCTTGGTTATTAATCACGGTCTCGTACTAAGTAAATCCACCATTTTAGATCGAGTGTGGGGATATGATTTTGGAGGAGAAGAAAACATTGTAGAAGTATACATTCGATCACTGAGAGAAAAATTACAGGACCATAGCCGAACCGTTATTCGAACGCTTCGCGGTGTAGGGTATCGGATTGATATTTCATGA
- a CDS encoding sensor histidine kinase — protein MKYKRFFPLNSLRLQLLFRSLLVILSLLILIGLFQYVFMKQFIYTNKIRSIEDQIHLIPDDVWKHDIETSQNVKRSRPMVYFPGVNITFINQKITFLRLAKDPHHSYFPKLSASTYKQVMKNIKQPDNTMSLIKKIDGHQEQVIVLKPIVFDGEIQGVIQINTPTESLRDLLIRQMMIFLMLSLTAMTIAFFVFSSVLKQTLIPLFTINKKVEHINAGSLHDRLPVNQGQIEMDRLSLSINEMLERLEESFKAETEAKEQMRRFVADASHELRTPLTSIHGFLEVLLRGASSNPEQLNDALKSMYGESKRLRKLIQDLLLLAQLDQLPPFQKECCFVDELILDMKPQLMLLAGNRKVLFDFPSRLPSEVNKDQFKQVVLNLFSNAVQHTNPTTGVIQVIGKVKEKELSLTIQDNGHGIPQEHLPHLFERFYKADASRSRAYGGAGLGLAISTSIIELHGGKIRVESKLNVGTAFEIVLPLT, from the coding sequence ATGAAGTACAAACGGTTCTTTCCGCTGAACTCTCTTCGCCTTCAGCTCTTATTCAGAAGTTTGCTTGTTATTTTGAGTTTACTGATACTGATAGGCTTGTTTCAATACGTGTTCATGAAGCAATTTATCTACACAAACAAAATTAGAAGCATCGAAGATCAAATTCATTTGATTCCTGATGATGTCTGGAAACATGATATTGAAACAAGCCAGAATGTAAAAAGATCAAGACCAATGGTTTATTTCCCGGGTGTTAATATTACCTTTATCAATCAAAAAATCACATTTTTACGGCTGGCTAAGGATCCACATCATTCTTACTTTCCTAAGCTTTCTGCATCTACATACAAACAAGTAATGAAAAACATCAAACAGCCGGACAACACGATGAGCCTCATAAAAAAAATCGATGGTCATCAAGAGCAAGTCATTGTTTTAAAACCCATTGTCTTTGACGGAGAAATACAGGGAGTTATTCAAATCAATACTCCCACAGAATCACTAAGAGACCTGTTAATCAGACAAATGATGATCTTTTTAATGCTTTCACTTACTGCAATGACCATTGCTTTTTTTGTTTTTTCTTCTGTGTTAAAGCAGACGTTAATCCCTTTGTTTACTATTAATAAGAAAGTGGAGCATATTAATGCAGGAAGCTTACATGACCGCTTGCCTGTTAATCAAGGACAAATCGAAATGGATCGCCTTTCTCTTTCTATTAACGAAATGCTTGAGCGTCTTGAAGAATCATTTAAAGCTGAAACAGAGGCCAAAGAACAAATGCGGCGCTTTGTGGCGGATGCTTCTCATGAACTGCGAACGCCGCTTACATCCATTCATGGCTTTTTAGAAGTTTTATTAAGAGGAGCCAGCAGCAATCCGGAGCAATTAAACGACGCATTAAAAAGCATGTATGGTGAATCCAAAAGACTGCGCAAACTTATTCAGGATCTTCTGCTTCTTGCTCAGCTTGATCAACTTCCGCCGTTTCAAAAAGAGTGCTGTTTTGTAGATGAATTGATTTTAGATATGAAACCTCAATTAATGCTATTGGCTGGGAACAGAAAAGTTTTATTCGACTTCCCAAGCCGTTTACCATCGGAAGTTAACAAAGATCAATTTAAACAAGTTGTTTTAAACTTATTTTCCAACGCAGTACAGCATACAAACCCAACTACAGGAGTTATTCAAGTGATAGGAAAAGTAAAAGAGAAAGAACTTTCATTAACAATACAAGATAACGGTCACGGCATTCCTCAAGAGCACCTTCCTCATTTATTTGAACGATTTTACAAAGCTGATGCTTCACGCTCTCGAGCATATGGAGGAGCAGGCTTAGGCTTGGCCATCAGCACATCTATTATAGAGCTGCACGGGGGAAAAATACGTGTAGAAAGCAAATTGAATGTAGGAACTGCTTTTGAAATTGTATTGCCCTTAACTTAA
- a CDS encoding PepSY domain-containing protein encodes MIGKVLAGKAVVAKAVGGATIGTAIALGSMTSAFASDGQHITSTKASAHTEAATYTQAQAKAIALKNCGGTVQSVSFENNAYTFLIHGQDNQDHHVKVNAHSGKVVKVEKLSFSRSEAQAVALKNCGGTVKSVGFNDGVYTFLIHGKDSRDHHVKVNAQSGKVIQIQSAAFTKAQIQTIALKNCGGTIQSSSYANDVYTFLIHGKDNKDHHVKVNAETGKVIKVEAVKFTQEQAKQAALQQHKGTVQSVSFSEQAYTFVIKGTDNVKHTVKISPQTGKVC; translated from the coding sequence ATGATTGGAAAAGTATTAGCAGGAAAAGCAGTAGTAGCAAAAGCCGTGGGAGGTGCCACAATTGGAACAGCTATCGCTCTTGGTTCAATGACAAGTGCATTTGCTTCAGACGGCCAGCACATTACTTCAACAAAAGCGTCGGCTCATACCGAAGCGGCAACATATACGCAAGCTCAAGCAAAAGCAATTGCCTTAAAGAACTGCGGAGGAACGGTTCAATCAGTTTCTTTTGAAAATAACGCCTATACGTTTTTAATTCACGGACAAGATAATCAAGACCATCATGTGAAGGTAAATGCACATAGCGGAAAAGTGGTAAAGGTTGAAAAACTATCTTTTTCTCGAAGTGAGGCACAAGCAGTAGCGTTGAAAAACTGTGGAGGAACGGTTAAGTCGGTAGGCTTCAACGATGGAGTATATACGTTCTTAATTCACGGAAAAGATAGCCGTGATCACCACGTGAAAGTGAATGCACAAAGTGGAAAAGTGATTCAAATTCAAAGCGCTGCATTTACAAAAGCACAGATTCAAACGATTGCATTAAAAAATTGCGGAGGAACGATTCAATCAAGTTCATATGCAAATGATGTATACACATTTTTAATCCACGGAAAAGACAACAAAGATCACCATGTGAAAGTAAACGCTGAAACAGGAAAAGTAATCAAAGTCGAAGCGGTAAAGTTTACGCAAGAACAAGCTAAACAAGCTGCTCTTCAACAGCACAAAGGAACGGTTCAATCTGTTTCATTCAGTGAACAAGCATACACGTTTGTTATCAAAGGAACAGACAATGTAAAACATACTGTAAAAATCAGCCCTCAAACAGGAAAAGTATGCTGA
- a CDS encoding PhoX family protein, whose protein sequence is MKKRVSLGLSLTLLASSAASAFAAEHHPVQHPKQIKSVEFQPMKAPTTIENMIKTYTEASVKVTYKDGSVEEASLNYNQLFLSKDKIVDNKGELIAAGTPIDANGDPIIDRSVPDKPSPYVSDAPDSNSFITINGKSYIISHYEYESVNNAGKEISGLPASMTLTQVDRDDKTGKLTANHAKKIDFSNVNGLWTPCNGSTTDWGTHLGSEEYEPDARAFEDPSSSSYKDVTNFAKLYFGDTSKANPYYYGWIPEISVDESGNASVVKHYSTGRFSHEMMQVLPDNKTALFGDDGSNTMMFMYVADKEKDFSAGTLYAAKFKQTSTKNGGKGDLQWIKLGHSTDNEVKSIIDKGTKFSDIFETADQPTKGFKAVKTAASKKVEYLKVKPGMEKAAAFLESRRYGAILGATSEFNKMEGLTVNKKDKKAYMAISYQNSAMLKEPGAVQDDIQLPKLESGVTYQLNLGSHQKDQAKGKINSRYVPASMEGLLIGQDLEKADAYGNTADPNKIANPDNLTYSNDLNTLFIGEDSSLHTNNFVWAYNVKTKKLSRILSVPVGAEATGLRAVENIKNSRYLLSNYQHPGEDISDKNITAVDKEELANAMKESIGIQETGGVGYISGLPSKDGAPYKKQ, encoded by the coding sequence ATGAAAAAACGAGTATCTCTTGGACTATCTCTCACTCTTTTAGCTTCTAGCGCCGCTTCTGCTTTTGCAGCAGAGCATCATCCAGTTCAACATCCAAAACAAATCAAAAGCGTCGAGTTTCAGCCAATGAAAGCACCTACTACGATTGAAAATATGATTAAAACGTATACAGAGGCATCTGTAAAAGTAACGTATAAAGATGGAAGCGTTGAAGAAGCGTCGCTTAACTATAACCAGCTCTTTCTTTCAAAAGATAAAATTGTCGATAATAAAGGGGAATTAATCGCTGCAGGTACACCGATCGATGCAAACGGGGATCCAATTATTGACCGAAGCGTTCCTGATAAGCCATCACCGTACGTATCAGACGCACCGGATTCAAACAGCTTTATTACCATCAACGGTAAGTCTTATATTATTTCACATTATGAATATGAATCTGTTAATAATGCTGGAAAAGAGATTTCCGGTCTTCCTGCTTCCATGACGCTTACACAAGTTGACCGAGATGATAAAACAGGAAAACTAACCGCCAACCATGCTAAAAAAATTGATTTTTCTAATGTAAATGGTTTATGGACGCCGTGTAATGGCTCTACAACGGATTGGGGTACTCACCTTGGTTCAGAAGAATACGAGCCTGATGCACGTGCTTTTGAAGACCCTTCATCTAGCTCTTATAAAGACGTCACGAACTTTGCTAAGCTTTATTTCGGTGACACGTCAAAAGCAAATCCTTACTACTATGGCTGGATTCCAGAAATTTCAGTGGATGAAAGCGGCAATGCGTCCGTCGTAAAACATTACAGCACAGGTCGTTTTTCACACGAAATGATGCAGGTACTCCCAGATAATAAAACCGCTCTTTTTGGAGACGATGGATCTAATACCATGATGTTTATGTATGTAGCAGATAAGGAGAAAGACTTCTCAGCAGGAACTCTTTATGCTGCAAAGTTCAAACAAACGAGCACAAAAAATGGAGGTAAAGGCGACCTTCAGTGGATTAAGCTTGGTCATTCAACAGACAATGAAGTGAAATCAATTATTGACAAAGGCACAAAATTTAGTGATATTTTTGAAACAGCCGACCAGCCTACAAAAGGATTTAAAGCTGTAAAAACCGCCGCAAGTAAAAAAGTTGAATATTTAAAAGTAAAGCCTGGCATGGAAAAGGCAGCTGCCTTTTTAGAATCACGCAGATACGGTGCGATTCTAGGTGCCACGTCTGAATTCAACAAAATGGAAGGACTAACGGTTAATAAAAAAGACAAAAAAGCGTATATGGCTATTTCTTACCAAAATAGTGCCATGCTAAAAGAACCTGGCGCTGTACAAGATGATATTCAGCTTCCAAAACTAGAGTCTGGCGTAACCTACCAGCTGAACTTAGGATCACATCAAAAAGACCAAGCAAAAGGCAAGATTAACAGTCGCTACGTTCCTGCAAGCATGGAAGGACTACTGATTGGACAAGACCTAGAAAAAGCAGATGCATACGGTAATACAGCGGATCCAAATAAAATTGCCAACCCTGATAACCTTACGTATTCAAATGATTTGAATACACTATTTATCGGAGAAGACAGCTCACTGCACACAAACAACTTCGTATGGGCTTATAATGTAAAAACCAAAAAACTATCACGCATTCTTTCAGTTCCAGTGGGAGCAGAAGCAACAGGACTTCGTGCAGTAGAAAACATTAAAAACTCTCGCTACTTACTAAGCAACTATCAGCACCCGGGCGAGGACATCAGCGACAAAAATATTACCGCTGTTGATAAAGAAGAGCTAGCTAATGCAATGAAAGAAAGCATTGGCATTCAAGAAACAGGTGGTGTCGGATACATTTCTGGACTGCCTTCTAAGGACGGCGCTCCTTACAAAAAGCAGTAA
- a CDS encoding tRNA dihydrouridine synthase has translation MKDNFWHELPRPFFILAPMEAVTDVVFRHVVTEAARPDVFFTEFTNTESYCHPKGKDSVKGRLTFTDDEQPIVAHIWGDKPEYFRQMSIGMAEMGFRGIDINMGCPVQNVAGNGKGSGLIRRPDTAAEIIQAAKAGGLPVSVKTRLGYTQVDEWYDWLKHILEQDIVNLSIHLRTKKEMSDVDAHWELIPEIKKLRDEISPHTLLTINGDIPDRQKGLELAEKYGVDGIMIGRGIFHNPFAFEKEKKEHTSEELLELLRLQLDLHDKYSEELEPRPFKPLRRFFKIYVRGFRGASELRNLLMSTETTDEVRALLDEFKDKAGVKEDEGFSVS, from the coding sequence ATGAAAGATAATTTTTGGCATGAGTTGCCGCGTCCGTTTTTTATTTTGGCACCGATGGAAGCTGTGACGGATGTCGTTTTTCGCCATGTTGTGACTGAAGCAGCACGACCTGACGTATTTTTTACAGAGTTTACGAATACGGAAAGCTACTGTCATCCGAAAGGAAAAGATAGCGTAAAAGGACGTTTGACGTTTACAGATGATGAACAGCCAATCGTTGCGCACATTTGGGGAGACAAGCCTGAATACTTCCGTCAAATGAGTATTGGCATGGCCGAAATGGGCTTTCGCGGCATTGATATTAATATGGGCTGTCCTGTGCAGAACGTTGCAGGAAACGGAAAAGGTTCTGGTCTGATTCGTCGCCCAGATACTGCGGCTGAGATTATCCAAGCAGCAAAAGCTGGAGGGCTTCCAGTAAGCGTAAAGACTCGTCTTGGCTATACGCAAGTTGACGAGTGGTACGACTGGCTGAAGCACATTTTAGAACAGGATATCGTGAACCTTTCTATTCACCTTCGTACGAAAAAAGAAATGAGCGATGTTGACGCGCACTGGGAGTTAATTCCGGAGATCAAGAAGCTTCGTGACGAAATTTCGCCTCATACGCTACTAACAATTAACGGTGATATTCCTGACCGCCAGAAAGGTCTTGAACTTGCTGAAAAGTACGGCGTTGATGGAATCATGATTGGACGCGGAATTTTCCATAATCCGTTTGCGTTTGAAAAAGAAAAGAAAGAGCACACAAGCGAAGAGCTATTAGAACTTCTTCGCCTGCAGCTAGATCTTCATGATAAGTATTCTGAAGAATTAGAGCCGCGCCCTTTTAAACCGCTTCGACGCTTTTTCAAAATTTACGTTCGCGGATTCCGCGGTGCAAGTGAATTAAGAAATCTACTCATGAGCACGGAAACGACTGACGAAGTGCGTGCGTTGCTTGATGAGTTTAAAGACAAAGCTGGAGTGAAAGAAGACGAAGGTTTTTCTGTTTCTTAA
- the rlmH gene encoding 23S rRNA (pseudouridine(1915)-N(3))-methyltransferase RlmH, whose translation MNISIITIGKLKEKYLKQGIQEYLKRLSSYAKVEIIELADEKAPENLSESEMEQVKQKEGERILAKISDDTHVIALAINGKQKSSEELAKEIDSLATYGKSKIAFVIGGSLGLSSEVMKRSNAALSFSKMTFPHQLMRLVLVEQIYRAFRIIRNEPYHK comes from the coding sequence GTGAATATCTCTATTATAACCATTGGGAAGCTAAAAGAAAAATACTTAAAACAAGGCATTCAAGAATATTTAAAGCGTTTATCAAGCTATGCAAAAGTAGAAATTATTGAGCTTGCAGATGAAAAAGCGCCAGAAAACTTAAGTGAATCTGAAATGGAACAGGTGAAACAAAAAGAAGGAGAGCGCATCTTAGCGAAAATCTCAGACGACACTCACGTTATCGCATTAGCTATTAACGGAAAACAAAAATCTTCAGAGGAACTCGCAAAAGAAATCGATTCATTAGCTACTTACGGAAAAAGCAAAATAGCGTTTGTCATTGGTGGGTCGCTTGGTTTAAGCAGCGAAGTAATGAAACGCTCAAACGCAGCCCTTTCTTTTTCAAAAATGACGTTTCCTCATCAGCTTATGCGCCTAGTATTAGTAGAACAGATTTACCGAGCTTTTCGTATTATTCGAAATGAACCTTATCATAAATAG
- a CDS encoding CxxH/CxxC protein: MKIYCCLEHTELALDVMVDEIELAPVFEKIENSTDKKSCEYCDNEAVYVVGN; this comes from the coding sequence ATGAAGATATATTGCTGTTTAGAACATACAGAACTAGCGCTGGATGTAATGGTAGATGAGATTGAGCTAGCGCCGGTTTTTGAAAAAATAGAAAATTCCACTGACAAAAAAAGCTGTGAATATTGTGACAATGAAGCTGTATATGTAGTAGGGAACTAA
- a CDS encoding S1C family serine protease, translating into MINEGFGDSVEHYDEGQEPNSRPPKRRRGYFASALIGAIIGALIVLLLMPALVRNGILPDGWMTDENRDEQTGSTIQKSVSLDVTTAVTKAVSEANAAVVGVVNIQNSESFWNDERTDAGTGSGVIYKKQGNKAYIVTNYHVIKGANEIEVSFSNGTRVSAKILGSDDLMDLAVLEIDAGHVTKVATFGNSDKLKAGEPVIAIGNPLGLQFSGSVTQGVVSGVNRVIPQDLNGDGNPDWQSEVIQTDAAINPGNSGGALVNIDGELIGINSMKIAQEAVEGIGLAIPINMARPIINDLERYGEVRRPYLGVSTLSLSEVSGYHLKETLKLPHEVVNGVAVLKVEPGSPAAKAGLKEYDVIVELDHSKVRDMATLRKHLYIEKEIGDKMNVTFYRDGKKKSTEVKLTRQMK; encoded by the coding sequence ATGATAAATGAAGGGTTCGGTGATAGTGTGGAACATTATGATGAAGGCCAAGAGCCAAATAGTCGGCCGCCTAAACGCCGCAGAGGATATTTCGCTTCTGCTCTGATTGGAGCAATTATAGGTGCACTTATTGTACTGCTTCTTATGCCAGCCTTGGTGAGGAACGGGATTTTGCCAGATGGATGGATGACGGATGAAAATAGAGATGAACAAACAGGATCTACCATCCAAAAGTCAGTATCTCTTGACGTCACTACGGCCGTCACAAAAGCTGTTTCTGAAGCCAATGCAGCAGTTGTAGGAGTTGTAAACATTCAGAACTCTGAAAGCTTTTGGAATGATGAACGAACTGATGCCGGGACGGGCTCAGGTGTTATTTACAAAAAGCAAGGCAATAAAGCTTATATTGTGACAAACTATCATGTCATTAAAGGCGCTAACGAAATTGAAGTGAGCTTCAGTAACGGTACAAGGGTATCGGCTAAAATTCTTGGCAGCGATGATTTAATGGACTTAGCAGTTCTTGAAATTGACGCAGGCCACGTGACAAAAGTGGCTACCTTCGGAAATTCGGATAAGCTTAAAGCTGGTGAACCAGTAATTGCTATCGGAAACCCGCTAGGCCTTCAATTTTCTGGCTCCGTTACACAAGGAGTTGTCTCAGGGGTTAACCGTGTCATTCCTCAAGATTTGAATGGCGATGGAAATCCTGATTGGCAATCAGAAGTTATTCAAACAGATGCCGCCATTAACCCTGGTAATAGCGGGGGTGCTCTTGTTAATATTGATGGTGAATTAATCGGTATTAATTCCATGAAAATTGCCCAAGAAGCAGTAGAAGGCATTGGTCTTGCGATTCCAATCAACATGGCTAGACCCATTATTAATGACTTAGAACGATATGGTGAAGTCAGACGTCCGTATCTTGGAGTTAGTACACTATCATTAAGTGAGGTATCAGGGTATCATTTAAAAGAAACCCTTAAGTTACCGCATGAGGTAGTAAACGGAGTCGCTGTTCTAAAAGTCGAGCCAGGGTCGCCAGCCGCTAAAGCCGGATTGAAGGAATATGATGTGATTGTTGAGTTAGATCACAGCAAAGTAAGGGACATGGCGACACTTCGCAAACACCTCTACATTGAAAAAGAAATTGGCGATAAAATGAACGTAACGTTCTATCGCGATGGCAAAAAGAAATCCACAGAAGTAAAATTAACGCGTCAAATGAAGTAA